The genomic window taaaaactaatagtcttcatttcattgtttgagtcattacatacacaattggtgaactagttctcaaattctgtcacaatgctgtagaattgcaaagagcatacagtaaaactgtgaaacgtacatattcagtgtcttgtactcactcccctaactacagcaatttgtaactttactgtagttttcaaacggctgtacaagtactgtatagtgctgacttgagcattttcaggtagtgtcaacgacttctgacctttttttgcatgggaaaacactgagggccagatgtacgtacatttgcgaatgtAGCATTATCcacgtcatggacacaccgcagattgcgaacgctgtcagacccaagtgtctgtcgtatttatcaatcgttcaatccttagtgtaaactgtgcctttctctgcctttctccgcccataaactcaatttacgaacgtccacaactgaatggcagcgcctacatacaagcgcagttgaatgaagttaactgatgacaacattaaaaagaatcaaacgtttagcgatcatgaaataataccatacatgataaaatgtaaacaagcagggagacaATGAAGATCaatagttctactcaaactacttgtgcacgtaggctatggaagattggtcaattctagcaagtaggaaagtttaagtgaatgacgtgaaagtgaaagtaagacatttgaaaggccaacgaaagttgaggttgcttttggtagtacaaatactttcaccacaaaaactggtgctttaaatagcaattctgttgtctttgaaaggttctcttattgacgcattgaactgcaatttggattaacacctgcttttacaaggcggaattatttaggcgcagaataaacgtgcgctttcaggcgcagtctttgtacataccgcggaatacataactaggcgctctttactctttactcttcccctcccatctttttacgctaaactcccactttcccctggatcctccaatgaatgcatatgcatgacatgacaaacgcaatctgacactttcagctcctgcgacaggctgtttgcgcttttacatcattgcggcctgtttgtacatacctcgcaatgattttacacgcacattgcgaaacaaatacgcctgaagtgggcacaaaagcgttagtacatctggccctgagagcataaactgtcgcaataaaaacatgacaaagccattagactatcttgttcataaacaatggtgtcaagatttctcattttgatgacactggcagtttcattgacataaatacttgcttttgaggaatggactatccattttgagcaagtgacgtgcttttgcaggtccactaggttttgcagtttgcactaattgttgggagaaatgcactaactgctgtgcaaatgttaatagtgatagtgagaaaagcaccaaagcgactgagaaaaactgtaattagttGTCATCTGTCTAGCATGTAGTTACggacaaaattattcataccccgggcaaatattgatttaatgttgattttctcttgaccaatatgtttgctcttgttctgaaaatgacactgccacatggccTAAGGTTGTAAGagaatgtggtagaaacatggaatcaacaAATTAAGCATTTTCatctcttttttacatttttatgaaaataattcatatactttttaaataatcagtggattttttattattatgatttttttttctaatttgcGTTCATAGCTctgaaaattattattttaatacctaccaagcctctccatgtctccataaTAATTCTAGAccgcaccttttttttttttgtgattatgttttttattcacattttctgCAAAAATGgtatggctttgtcatgttttcattacgacagtttatgctctcagtgatttcccatgcaaaaaaaggtcagaactcggtgacacctgaaaatgctcaagacagcactgtacttgtacagccatttgaaaactacagtaaagttataaattgctgtagttaggggagtaagtgagtacaagacactgaatatgtacatttcacagttttactgtgctctttgcaattctacagcattgtgacagaatttgataactagttcacacattttgtatgtaatgactcaagcaatgaaatgaagactattagttttattgggaacgactattcagcatccataagtacaGTTCATTTTgattgacatgacaaagcaactgatacatgttcaaaagcatttgcaatttgttcagaggaaggagaaattgctactatgatgtgcacaaatgactaaatgttgtggaggttaaactaatagttatgagaattttcattctgatctgagaaaagcaccaaagcgattgagaaaaactgtatgaCATCTAGTTTTTTGCATGCATTTGCATGCAATGACACAAGTGATACAATTAGGCCAATTTGCTTTATGGTGTAGGAGTATTCAGTAGAaaaccagtatagtgcattttgaccaacTACATTAGTCATTGAAAATGAATTAAAAAAGAGCAGACATTTGTATAAAATAATTTGCATTGATGTACCAAAGCATTGCTATTTGTTCAAGATGGGGAGAAACTGTTccaatgatgtgcacaaatgataagATGATATGGAGTTTGAACAAACAGTTTTGAGAATAACAATTTtgatctgagaaatgtgccaaagcaactcagaaaaactgtaacagtaGCTTATCTGTAAGTCACATAATGTTTATTCATTTATATCAGGATAGGACTGTATGATTAATTGACTAATGGTATTTTAGACATAAAAGTTTTACTTCcctataaataaaaacattctaTGTTTTGTGTCATTTTGAAGTGAACAGCCAGGGTGAAATCAAAGTGAAAGGATTTGCAGGAGGCTGCATCATCATTAAATGTACCTTCAAGAATTTACAAAACAACAAAGATAAATATTTCTGTAAGGATGCAAAGACAACTCTAAACATATGTCCATATGAGAAAATGTCCACTGGAAAAGACAAAAGATACTTTGAGTATTACAACACCAACAGTGGGACATTACAAGTTCACATCAAAAACCTCACTGAGGAAGATGCTGGGCAGTACCAATGTGGAGCTGTCAATGGTGAGCACATCCCAGTGACCCTGACAGTCAAAAAAGGTAATGAGTTTATATCTGCTTTGGCCTCTACCAGGTATGCTAGTGGTTAAGTATGTAGGCGTATTGTTTTTATTGCATTTAATTCAAAAGAGCGTttcactgactgtgtgtgtgcttgtgttattGATGGAATTCTGAAATATTTACAGATGATTGCTGTGTTCAGCCCATCTCAAAGACTGCTCAATTGAGAAGCAGTGTTGACATAAGATGCAGCTATCCAAAGGAGTCTGAAAGCAACAGCAAACACTTCTGCAAACTGAGCCCTGAGTCCATGTGTGCAGACCTGATAGCATCCAAAACAGATGAGACCAGGGGAAGGTTCTCCATTGTCCATGATAGAGACCAGAGGCTCTTCACCGTGACGATCAGAGATCTGACCAGGACTGACTCCGGGGTTTACTGGTGTGGGGTCAGGACTGGGGCCATGAGTAGAAGCATGGCTCTGATCACAGAGGTCAATCTACAGGTCAAACATGAAATTACAGGTCAAGAGCCACCGCCTTCAAACCCACCATCAACTTCAGCAGCAACACCAGGATCAGCTAGTAGTAAGAGAACTTTGCTGTACAAACAAATCACCTATTTTAGGTGTGGTACTATGGTGTGAGACATCCTATCAAGCTATAATGACCAATTCAGTGGAAAGGTCACAAACATCCCCAGGCTTATATTATTGTTTATATCATAGTGTAGCCACTCTCTGAAAGCCTCTGATATGAGAATCCCACGGACCATGCTTAAACAGTGTTGgttgaaaatgaatgtgttgtgtgtaggtCAGCCTGTgattgcagctgtgtgtgggggtgtagcTGTGATGGTGTTGACCCTTGCTGTGTTCATGCACTTCAAATGCTGGCGTGCAAAAGCATCAGGTAAAGGTCATTCATCCGTTCATtcactcatccatccatccattaatTAATTCCTTCATTTATTCATccattcacacattcattcattcattcatttgttcatcccatagactgtatatatatacagtctatggttcatCCATTCAGTGCTTGGTCTGgttggtttacagtaatatgtgtgtgctcgtctctacagagccagcctcctcctccagcacggACTCCTGTAGAGAGACAGGAAACAAGAGAGCAGTGAGTGGATCACCctccttcttttttctttttcctcttcctcctcttcctcctcctcttcctcctcctccacaatcCAGCCTTGTCATTGCACTACCACActcttctcctcatcctcctcttcctccctctttatCATATCAATATGTTACGTCTCCTTATTGTAGGAAATTGTTTTGTAACAGTGCACTGATTTTCATATGTTGGATATATCGTAACGcctccaattatcaccacttttgttcgaaAAGTTTttcaatacttcaaaataacatttgataaatgaaccttacatttttcagtagacATAGGTGTCTtttttggttcttaacgggagcatttactgcctgaaatatccgattttgtttaccacgctcggaggttagtgctggcctggtcggtcgcctatttacgccgtttcaacggcacatgaacggttagatcatgaaattaaaattccactggagctccaagcggatgtgtacacgcagccttacaacactgtttacagctcttcgagtcacggtaaaattttGGGggcatttttggtacatagctaatttagatacacctgtggtgtgggtgcttgcgtttctttaggaatctgccgtcttggtttgtatagaaattgatattaggtgacacatacacgcaagacggcggacatacgggaccgacggtaatagggggagttccgatatccTCTTCCAATCATGAAGTTCATTTAAGTCGAGTGATACAGTATAAATCAACTTTATTTTTGTAACTATGATGATGACCACCATGATCAGAAACAAAATGAGAACATTGGACTGCCTGAATCTCATGTCTCTATGTCATTTGTGTCATCTGTGTCATTCTCTCAGCCCCAGGTGGACTGTGTGTATGAGGAGATCCAGGACAGCAGCAGTCCAGAGGGCAGCTCGCCTGTGGCGGAGGGTGTGTACGCTCTCGCCGATGCCCCCGCTGAGCCCTCGGACGACCCCGGGTACACCACCGTCAGCTTCAACAGGAACCCCGACCGTCACGCTGAGGCCGCCTCTACTGCCATGTCCAGGAGAGATGAGATGGCATCGGAATATGCCACTGTTAAGTAAAAGCCTTGTGAATGATGATGAgtgtttattattttgtttagtACTCATTGTTATTAGatacacacaacataacatCTGTAGACATGCTACTGCTATGGATTTGGCGATTcttttatattttgtattttattgtatATGAAACATTCAGGGCAATTCCGTGTGCACTGGATTGTGTGTTCACCACATCTTGAGACGTAGTGTATGCATTTAAATGGTTTGTCTGTCAGTTTGACAAATTATGTTTATGTGAGGCTTTGATTCCCCTAGTGGCCAAAGATGGTAACTGTAAGTGTAAGATGACAGAATTATTCCGCCtcattcacccggcggccagaacgaggctaaagggtacacttgccattacacctcagtccagcagatggtggtggtaatgcactccgtttgcaaactgccaaaaaaaaaagctcaccgcaatagaagaagggttcactggcctgttcttcttctggagtgcattaccaccaccatctgctggattgaggtgtaatggcaagtgtaccctttagcctcgttctggccgccgggtgaataatgCAAATTATaatgatatatttattttaatttgtttggggggagagagagagatatggaaagaggaagagagaaactgCTGCATCTGACAGAAACTAAGAAAGAGGAAATCGAGACTAGTGctactgtgacacacacacacacacacacacacacacacacacacacacacacacacacacacaaatcctctCACTAGTGCTAATGTGAAGATGTGTCACAGATGAAGACAGGAATGACACAACAATGTACATCACCACTTCATGCAATCAGAGGGATTcaaaatataacacacactgGAATCCCCTTGCTTCATACAGACACAGTGGAGGAGGCCCCAttatacaatacatatacatacatacatacatacatacatacaatcatacatacgtacatacagaCCGTATGACATTGAGTTGAAAATGTGTTTAGTGTCATGAAGAAAAAGTAATTTGTAATGGtgtataatattattattaaagatAACAATTATtgattaatatatatatatatatatatatatatatatatatatatatattttttttttttttagtggtcGGAGTGTATCAGAATGTGTATTGTTGGTTGTTCAGACATGTATTTAAAACGGATGGCTTTTGATCAGGTCtcataaaacacatttttaaaagcaaATGTAAACAGGGTTACTTGCTCAATTTATTATATGTCTATTTGGACAATGTtagcactcgctagccaagctaagttcatgccatgaagctaaaattagttgataacagcTGTCGCCAAcctgtcatgttatggacgaaactgactagctgttagccaatcagagtcaagcagcttagctTGTTGAATATTGATATAAATACCAAGAGAAGACAAGGAGAGGAAGT from Alosa sapidissima isolate fAloSap1 chromosome 9, fAloSap1.pri, whole genome shotgun sequence includes these protein-coding regions:
- the LOC121719514 gene encoding CMRF35-like molecule 8, with the protein product MTMIWLYMLFLSSVNSQGEIKVKGFAGGCIIIKCTFKNLQNNKDKYFCKDAKTTLNICPYEKMSTGKDKRYFEYYNTNSGTLQVHIKNLTEEDAGQYQCGAVNGEHIPVTLTVKKDDCCVQPISKTAQLRSSVDIRCSYPKESESNSKHFCKLSPESMCADLIASKTDETRGRFSIVHDRDQRLFTVTIRDLTRTDSGVYWCGVRTGAMSRSMALITEVNLQVKHEITGQEPPPSNPPSTSAATPGSASSQPVIAAVCGGVAVMVLTLAVFMHFKCWRAKASEPASSSSTDSCRETGNKRAPQVDCVYEEIQDSSSPEGSSPVAEGVYALADAPAEPSDDPGYTTVSFNRNPDRHAEAASTAMSRRDEMASEYATVK